In Thermotomaculum hydrothermale, a single genomic region encodes these proteins:
- a CDS encoding ComEA family DNA-binding protein: MKYLSILILIITLGFGFNMPAMANSGKATNRVKTVNKVEKININTASVDQLIKLKGIGPKKAKAIVEFRKKNGKFKKLEDLMLVKGIGKKTFEKIKPFLTL; this comes from the coding sequence ATGAAATACTTATCAATCTTAATCCTGATAATTACTTTGGGCTTTGGGTTCAATATGCCTGCTATGGCAAATTCAGGAAAGGCAACAAACAGGGTAAAAACCGTAAACAAGGTTGAAAAGATTAACATCAACACTGCCTCTGTTGACCAGTTGATAAAACTTAAAGGCATTGGGCCTAAAAAGGCAAAGGCAATTGTTGAGTTTAGGAAGAAAAATGGAAAATTCAAGAAACTTGAAGACTTAATGTTAGTAAAGGGAATTGGTAAAAAAACATTTGAAAAAATAAAACCATTCTTAACTCTTTAA
- a CDS encoding TonB-dependent receptor plug domain-containing protein encodes MKRGFLSFFIVFFVVTAFAAGNYYEIKESVVVTATKEKTKKKDIAKNVKVVTKKEIEESGAITAIDALKNVPGVIIASNGGYGSPVSVYLRGASPNHTIVMIDGIKINDPMNPGRSADLSTILASDIERIEIVYGSESAVYGSDAMAGVINIITVSGKRTLNGFFEGGSKSTTSGGINFQNKQGKLFYWMKGSFFDTDGISAADEKMGNTESDSYTNATINGGLKYSFGKNELTASLIYIDTDSDLDNFGGEFGDNPSYTGDRTDYYGKFEWKYNNPFGFDGYTRFGYYYTSIERDYSNPDENFPPVVNSNYKGEFNRFNLHTFLKLSDKNSISFGLETTEEKGHSYYYSESSWGAYESIFPEKSVDTNSAYLNLISKFKFFTLNIGARYDDHDEFGSKGTFNLGFVVPLTETLVFKVNGGNGFKAPSLFQLYSDMYGNKDLKAETSDNYEAFFEKRLLEGKMVFTIGYFYDKYKDLIYFDMTTYRYANGEEAETKGMETTFKYAGKSFSWFFGFTNISYSSDNQAYFYNRPEATMNFGITYKYNQWNCNLTALYYDDRTSFDFLNFKEVKLDSFTVVDARIGYNLNKKLEIYLKGHNIFDEDYEYVYGYGTLGAVYYIGVRYKAF; translated from the coding sequence ATGAAAAGAGGTTTTCTATCGTTTTTTATTGTTTTTTTTGTTGTTACGGCGTTTGCAGCAGGGAATTATTATGAGATTAAGGAAAGTGTTGTTGTGACAGCCACAAAGGAGAAGACAAAGAAGAAGGATATTGCAAAAAATGTTAAAGTTGTAACTAAAAAGGAGATTGAAGAAAGCGGTGCGATTACGGCAATTGATGCATTGAAGAATGTTCCTGGTGTAATTATTGCTTCTAACGGTGGTTATGGCTCTCCTGTCTCTGTTTATTTAAGAGGGGCTTCTCCAAACCATACAATTGTTATGATTGACGGTATTAAAATTAATGACCCAATGAACCCTGGAAGGAGCGCTGATTTATCAACAATTCTTGCATCAGATATTGAGAGAATTGAAATTGTTTACGGAAGTGAAAGTGCCGTTTACGGCTCAGATGCTATGGCTGGTGTTATAAACATAATTACAGTTTCTGGTAAGAGAACCTTGAACGGTTTTTTTGAGGGAGGTTCAAAGTCAACAACATCTGGGGGGATAAATTTCCAGAATAAACAGGGTAAATTATTTTACTGGATGAAGGGCTCATTTTTTGATACAGACGGAATTTCCGCAGCAGATGAAAAAATGGGAAACACAGAAAGTGATAGCTATACAAATGCAACAATTAACGGTGGGTTAAAGTATAGTTTTGGAAAAAATGAATTGACTGCTTCTTTGATTTATATTGATACAGATTCAGACCTTGACAATTTTGGTGGCGAGTTTGGAGATAATCCTTCATATACAGGGGATAGAACAGATTATTACGGAAAGTTTGAATGGAAGTATAACAATCCTTTCGGTTTTGACGGTTACACAAGGTTTGGGTATTACTATACAAGTATTGAAAGGGATTACTCTAATCCTGATGAGAATTTTCCCCCTGTTGTAAATTCAAATTATAAGGGGGAATTTAATCGCTTCAATTTACACACATTTTTAAAGCTTTCAGACAAAAATTCAATTTCTTTTGGATTGGAGACAACAGAAGAGAAGGGGCATTCTTACTATTATTCAGAGTCTTCCTGGGGTGCTTATGAGAGTATCTTCCCTGAAAAGTCTGTTGATACAAACAGTGCGTATTTAAATTTAATTTCAAAGTTTAAGTTTTTTACTCTAAATATAGGTGCAAGGTACGATGACCACGATGAATTTGGAAGCAAGGGAACCTTTAATTTAGGTTTTGTGGTTCCTTTAACAGAAACCCTTGTTTTCAAAGTAAACGGTGGCAACGGCTTTAAAGCACCTTCCCTTTTTCAATTGTACTCTGATATGTATGGAAATAAGGATTTAAAGGCTGAAACATCAGATAATTACGAGGCATTTTTTGAAAAAAGGCTTCTTGAAGGGAAAATGGTTTTTACAATAGGGTATTTTTACGACAAGTACAAAGACTTAATTTACTTTGATATGACAACATATCGCTATGCAAACGGAGAGGAGGCTGAAACAAAGGGAATGGAAACAACATTTAAGTATGCGGGAAAGAGTTTTTCCTGGTTTTTTGGATTTACAAATATCTCTTATTCGTCTGATAATCAAGCATATTTTTACAACAGGCCTGAAGCAACAATGAATTTTGGGATAACTTACAAATACAATCAATGGAATTGTAATTTAACTGCACTTTACTATGATGACAGAACATCCTTTGATTTCTTAAATTTTAAAGAGGTAAAACTTGACAGTTTCACTGTTGTTGACGCAAGGATTGGTTACAATTTAAACAAAAAACTTGAGATTTATCTAAAAGGCCACAATATTTTTGATGAAGATTACGAGTATGTTTATGGATATGGTACATTGGGGGCTGTGTATTATATTGGTGTAAGGTATAAGGCTTTCTAA
- a CDS encoding ATP-binding cassette domain-containing protein has translation MPLLKIENLTKSYPVNFFKSKTVIENLSLEIEKGKVYALLGRNGAGKTTLLNCVLGLINYKGRIFYKDTELNRKTIKQALKTITSAPSPIEMFPNLSLNQYLPSYRMLYSNWDNELLKKIKEFTEFDWDKPFKSLSNGQKMQALQVLTLCPSPDLIILDEPLGVTDPVVRKYFYRTLIDIIAEKETTLIIATHLINEIENLFDTAIIMKNGKIVMQESMDKLQTRYKKFTLEKMPDTKIEGEIGRFLGEKALLSENTEKTSEDLKQLGIKHLIANPTIEDIFEIFA, from the coding sequence ATGCCGCTTTTAAAGATTGAAAACCTAACGAAAAGTTACCCTGTAAACTTTTTTAAGTCAAAAACGGTTATAGAAAATCTATCCCTTGAAATTGAAAAGGGGAAGGTCTATGCCCTCTTAGGAAGAAACGGGGCTGGGAAAACAACACTATTAAACTGTGTCCTTGGGCTAATTAATTACAAAGGAAGGATTTTTTACAAAGACACAGAATTAAACAGAAAAACAATAAAACAGGCTTTAAAAACAATTACAAGCGCTCCATCCCCAATTGAGATGTTTCCCAACCTCTCTTTAAACCAATACCTTCCCTCTTACAGAATGCTTTATTCTAACTGGGATAATGAATTGTTAAAAAAGATTAAAGAATTTACAGAGTTTGACTGGGATAAACCTTTTAAATCACTCTCAAACGGCCAGAAAATGCAGGCTTTACAGGTACTTACCCTTTGCCCATCACCTGATTTGATAATACTTGATGAACCTCTTGGAGTTACAGACCCTGTTGTAAGAAAATATTTTTACAGAACCTTAATAGACATTATTGCGGAAAAGGAAACCACTTTAATAATTGCCACTCACCTAATTAATGAAATTGAAAACCTGTTTGACACTGCAATTATTATGAAAAACGGGAAGATTGTAATGCAGGAGTCGATGGACAAACTGCAAACCAGATACAAGAAATTCACCCTTGAAAAAATGCCTGATACAAAGATTGAGGGAGAAATTGGAAGGTTTTTAGGGGAAAAGGCACTTTTAAGTGAAAATACTGAAAAAACAAGTGAAGATTTAAAACAGTTAGGGATAAAACACCTGATAGCAAACCCAACTATTGAAGATATCTTTGAAATATTTGCATAA
- a CDS encoding GntR family transcriptional regulator gives MMVISINQQSRIPVFKQVTEEIKLKIASGDLRKGEKLPSVRELAVSLGVNPNTIMKSYKELEREGFVETKAGKGVFIKENLSDLTVNNLKKEILFRKIDEMVKTAKMLNIEKEEIISEINKRY, from the coding sequence ATGATGGTGATAAGCATTAATCAACAAAGCCGAATCCCCGTATTTAAACAGGTTACTGAAGAGATTAAGTTAAAAATAGCCTCAGGGGATTTGCGAAAGGGGGAGAAGCTTCCCTCTGTCAGGGAATTGGCAGTTTCTTTGGGAGTTAACCCAAACACTATTATGAAATCTTACAAAGAACTTGAAAGGGAGGGATTTGTGGAAACAAAAGCAGGAAAAGGAGTATTTATTAAAGAAAACCTTTCTGATTTAACCGTAAATAACCTAAAAAAGGAAATCCTTTTCAGAAAAATAGACGAAATGGTTAAAACCGCAAAGATGCTAAACATAGAAAAAGAAGAAATAATCAGTGAAATAAATAAAAGGTATTAG
- a CDS encoding ArnT family glycosyltransferase, with translation MTKRNKYILIIILFGFFSFLFFETKVPFTETSDARYSEIAYETLVYNHYLIPTQNRIIHITKPPLTYWLTALGFKIFGVNEFGGRFFSGICGILSAILVFFISLKLFKNEDIALLSGIIFETTPLIIGASRIVTTDIFLLTTMLFSIYYFLEFEENENNKSLYLFWMWLGISGFVKGPLGYLQVLPVVLIYLTITKQKEKIKKLFKPIPVLISLIIATWWFVYIFAKIPNSIDYLLGKQFASRLTSKGFGHPKSFYYYFEGLLYFAYPWIFGIIFSIKTVLNDLKNKNEFKFLAIMFLFPILFFSIPVSKLSLYILLSLAALSIMVSYVLLEKEKCSLFILSAIFEITIVVVALKKHLISFNFPFSLLVLFLIAFNLFIPFLKTNKIRSIFAGIKIISILLIILYTISLSPEKYLFTMKTTAKFINKLPEKPKKVYLVGFNSRSFILYTKIHPIETRFDKEFIYSDPETKKLLIHINELKKRWQIEKDSLIVVRNRDAEKYLKEFSGSKIIFKDNRFSVLSHRK, from the coding sequence ATGACAAAACGGAATAAATATATTCTTATCATCATTTTATTTGGCTTTTTTTCTTTCCTTTTCTTTGAAACAAAAGTTCCATTTACAGAAACATCAGACGCAAGGTATTCAGAGATTGCCTATGAGACCCTCGTTTACAATCACTATCTTATACCAACTCAAAACAGGATAATCCACATTACAAAACCGCCATTGACATACTGGCTTACAGCTTTAGGATTTAAAATTTTCGGAGTAAATGAGTTTGGGGGAAGGTTTTTTTCTGGAATTTGTGGAATTCTATCTGCTATTTTAGTTTTTTTTATCTCTTTAAAATTATTTAAAAACGAAGATATTGCCTTACTTTCAGGGATAATTTTTGAAACAACACCGCTAATTATAGGCGCATCAAGAATTGTGACAACAGATATTTTCCTCTTGACAACAATGCTTTTTTCAATTTATTACTTTCTTGAATTTGAAGAAAATGAGAACAATAAAAGCCTGTATCTCTTCTGGATGTGGTTAGGGATTAGCGGTTTTGTAAAAGGGCCATTAGGATACTTGCAGGTTTTACCTGTTGTTCTAATTTACCTTACAATAACAAAACAAAAAGAAAAGATAAAAAAACTATTCAAACCAATTCCTGTTTTAATTTCTTTGATAATTGCAACCTGGTGGTTTGTTTATATCTTTGCAAAAATACCCAATTCTATTGATTACCTTTTAGGCAAACAATTTGCGTCAAGGCTAACCTCTAAAGGATTTGGACACCCAAAGTCTTTTTATTACTACTTTGAAGGCTTGCTTTACTTTGCATACCCCTGGATTTTTGGAATAATCTTTTCAATTAAAACTGTGTTAAACGACTTAAAAAACAAAAATGAATTTAAATTTCTTGCAATAATGTTTTTATTTCCAATTCTTTTTTTCTCAATCCCTGTAAGCAAACTTTCTCTTTACATACTTTTATCTCTTGCTGCTTTATCAATCATGGTTTCTTATGTTCTTTTAGAAAAAGAAAAATGTAGCCTTTTTATTCTCTCTGCTATATTTGAAATAACAATAGTAGTTGTTGCACTTAAAAAACATTTAATAAGTTTTAACTTCCCCTTCTCTCTTTTAGTTCTATTTCTCATAGCATTTAACCTGTTTATCCCCTTTTTAAAGACAAACAAAATTCGCAGTATATTTGCTGGAATAAAGATTATCTCAATTCTGCTTATTATCCTTTACACAATCTCTCTTTCACCTGAAAAATACCTCTTCACTATGAAAACAACTGCTAAATTTATAAATAAATTGCCTGAAAAACCGAAAAAGGTTTACCTTGTCGGATTTAATTCAAGGAGTTTCATCCTTTATACAAAAATACACCCGATTGAAACAAGGTTTGACAAAGAGTTTATTTACTCTGACCCTGAAACCAAAAAACTATTAATTCACATCAATGAGTTAAAAAAGAGATGGCAAATAGAAAAGGATTCACTTATTGTTGTGAGAAATAGAGATGCTGAGAAGTATTTAAAAGAGTTTAGTGGCTCAAAAATAATCTTCAAAGACAATAGATTTTCAGTTTTATCCCATAGAAAATAA
- a CDS encoding HNH endonuclease: MEFFIPADEEHIKREKQKARELRKSQWWKRKKANGVCYYCGKKFHPSELTMDHIVPISRGGKTTKGNVVPCCKECNNKKKYMLPLEWQEYLEKLKNDKTE; encoded by the coding sequence ATGGAATTTTTTATACCTGCAGATGAAGAACACATTAAAAGAGAAAAACAAAAGGCAAGGGAATTAAGAAAATCCCAGTGGTGGAAGAGAAAAAAAGCAAATGGTGTTTGCTATTATTGTGGGAAAAAGTTTCACCCTTCTGAATTGACAATGGACCATATTGTGCCTATTTCAAGGGGAGGAAAAACCACCAAAGGAAATGTTGTTCCCTGCTGTAAAGAGTGTAACAACAAAAAAAAATATATGCTGCCTCTTGAATGGCAGGAGTATCTGGAAAAATTAAAAAATGACAAAACGGAATAA
- the purE gene encoding 5-(carboxyamino)imidazole ribonucleotide mutase yields the protein MSNPIVGILMGSDSDFEIMKESAKVLKDFGVPFEVVVTSAHRTPERTLEYAKSAKKRGLKVLIVGAGMAAHLAGVIAAKTTIPVIGVPINSSSLNGIDALYSTLQMPSGIPVGTMAIGKAGAKNAALYAIQMLALSDKDLSERLENFRKDFERVVVEREKKVHEKLEKFLNE from the coding sequence ATGAGTAATCCAATTGTTGGAATTTTAATGGGAAGTGATTCAGATTTTGAAATAATGAAAGAGAGTGCAAAGGTTTTAAAGGATTTTGGAGTGCCTTTTGAGGTTGTGGTGACCTCTGCCCACAGAACCCCTGAAAGAACATTAGAGTATGCAAAAAGTGCAAAGAAAAGGGGATTAAAGGTTTTAATTGTTGGTGCTGGAATGGCTGCACACCTTGCAGGGGTAATTGCTGCAAAAACAACTATACCTGTAATTGGTGTTCCCATTAACTCATCTTCTCTAAACGGTATTGATGCCCTTTATTCAACATTGCAAATGCCATCAGGAATACCTGTTGGCACAATGGCAATAGGGAAGGCTGGGGCAAAGAATGCAGCTCTTTATGCAATTCAAATGCTTGCGTTAAGCGATAAGGATTTAAGTGAAAGGTTGGAGAATTTTAGAAAAGATTTTGAAAGAGTTGTTGTTGAGAGGGAAAAAAAGGTTCACGAAAAGTTAGAAAAGTTTTTAAATGAGTAA
- a CDS encoding MiaB/RimO family radical SAM methylthiotransferase produces the protein MSKFYIKTFGCKLNQFDSEKIREGLTLSGYFETDNVLEADIIIVNSCGVTNKAEKEAFYTLRNLIRKNPDAKKYFIGCFVEPKDYEKTKFLKGKDKFNIPEIKNLPFFPLSQQKHARPLIYIQNGCDLKCAYCIVPKFRGKSVSVETEKILEQIEFFVNHEKKEVVLTGIHLGLWGHDFSPKKTILNLLEEIEKRFGGKIKIRISSLDSNEIDNDLIDFFANSKTIQPHFHIPLQSGSDKILKLMRRRYTIRQFAETVEKIKEKVNDCCIGADIIVGFPKESEDDFNESYNFVKTIPLDYLHVFPFSPRIGTDAYSMEGQVDEKIKKERVKKLRQLSDSKREKFIRNFLNKERVGIAIYPDLILTDNYIQVRVEQEVNPSSEYKVKIKKILSPTLVRGEVI, from the coding sequence ATGAGTAAGTTTTATATAAAAACATTTGGTTGCAAACTGAATCAATTTGATTCAGAAAAAATCAGGGAAGGCTTAACATTATCAGGCTATTTTGAAACTGACAATGTTTTAGAGGCAGATATTATTATTGTAAATTCCTGTGGAGTTACAAATAAGGCTGAGAAAGAAGCCTTTTATACATTGAGAAATTTAATAAGAAAAAATCCAGATGCAAAAAAGTACTTTATAGGTTGTTTTGTTGAACCTAAAGATTACGAGAAAACTAAATTTTTAAAGGGTAAGGATAAGTTTAATATCCCAGAAATTAAAAACCTTCCCTTTTTCCCCTTAAGCCAGCAAAAACACGCTAGGCCTTTAATCTATATTCAAAACGGCTGTGACTTAAAGTGTGCATACTGCATTGTCCCTAAATTCAGGGGGAAAAGTGTAAGTGTTGAAACGGAAAAGATTTTAGAACAGATTGAATTTTTTGTTAATCATGAGAAAAAGGAGGTTGTGCTTACCGGAATTCACCTTGGGTTGTGGGGGCATGATTTTTCCCCTAAGAAAACAATATTAAATTTGCTTGAGGAAATTGAAAAGAGATTTGGGGGGAAAATAAAAATAAGGATTTCTTCCCTTGATTCAAATGAGATTGATAATGATTTAATAGACTTTTTTGCAAATTCAAAAACAATTCAGCCTCATTTCCACATACCATTGCAAAGCGGAAGCGACAAAATTTTAAAACTTATGAGAAGAAGGTACACCATACGCCAGTTTGCAGAAACTGTTGAGAAGATAAAGGAAAAGGTAAATGATTGCTGTATTGGGGCTGACATTATAGTTGGGTTTCCTAAAGAATCAGAGGATGATTTTAATGAAAGTTACAACTTTGTAAAAACAATTCCACTTGATTACCTTCATGTTTTTCCATTTTCTCCAAGGATTGGCACAGATGCCTATTCAATGGAAGGGCAGGTTGATGAAAAAATCAAGAAGGAAAGGGTTAAAAAGTTAAGACAACTTTCAGATTCTAAAAGAGAAAAATTTATAAGAAATTTTCTTAACAAGGAAAGAGTTGGTATTGCAATATACCCTGATTTGATTTTAACCGATAATTACATTCAGGTTAGAGTAGAGCAAGAAGTTAATCCTTCAAGTGAGTATAAGGTTAAAATTAAAAAAATCCTCTCCCCAACTCTGGTTAGGGGAGAGGTTATTTGA
- the hemB gene encoding porphobilinogen synthase codes for MKFPELRARRLRKNSLIRDMVRETKLSVDDFIYPIFVIEGENIKNMVPSMDGVYQYSIDRLEEEINEIVELGIKSVILFGIPEHKDEYGSEAYSDEGIIQRAIRKIKELTDKVYVITDVCMCEYTSHGHCGVIENNDVDNDKTLDLLAREAISHVKAGADMVAPSDMMDGRVMRIRKALDEKGFSHIPIMAYSAKFASAFYGPFRDAAESAPQFGDRKSYQMDPANRREALKEVMLDIEENADIVMVKPALAYLDIISDVKQNVLVPVCAYNVSGEYSMVKAAAKMGWIDHDKVMMEMLTSIKRAGADLIITYFAKDAAKLLKED; via the coding sequence ATGAAATTCCCTGAATTGAGAGCAAGAAGGTTAAGGAAAAACTCTTTAATTAGAGATATGGTAAGGGAGACAAAGCTATCTGTTGACGACTTTATATACCCTATTTTTGTTATTGAAGGGGAAAATATAAAAAATATGGTGCCCTCAATGGATGGGGTTTACCAGTATTCAATTGACAGGCTTGAAGAAGAAATAAATGAGATTGTTGAATTAGGGATTAAATCAGTAATTCTATTTGGCATCCCAGAACATAAAGACGAATATGGAAGCGAGGCTTACTCAGACGAGGGGATTATCCAAAGGGCAATTAGAAAAATCAAAGAGTTAACAGACAAAGTCTATGTAATTACTGATGTTTGTATGTGCGAATACACATCCCACGGGCATTGCGGGGTAATTGAAAACAACGATGTTGATAATGATAAAACACTTGATTTGCTTGCAAGAGAGGCTATATCCCATGTTAAAGCAGGGGCAGATATGGTTGCGCCATCAGATATGATGGACGGAAGGGTTATGAGAATTAGAAAAGCATTGGATGAAAAAGGGTTCTCTCACATACCCATTATGGCTTACTCTGCAAAGTTTGCATCGGCATTCTATGGGCCTTTCAGGGATGCTGCAGAATCTGCCCCTCAATTTGGAGATAGAAAATCCTATCAAATGGACCCTGCAAACAGGAGAGAGGCTTTAAAAGAGGTGATGCTTGATATTGAAGAAAACGCAGACATAGTTATGGTTAAGCCTGCTTTAGCATACCTTGACATAATTTCAGATGTAAAACAAAATGTGCTTGTACCTGTATGCGCTTATAATGTAAGCGGTGAGTATTCAATGGTTAAGGCCGCAGCAAAAATGGGCTGGATTGACCACGATAAGGTGATGATGGAAATGCTTACCTCAATTAAAAGGGCTGGTGCAGATCTAATAATTACCTATTTTGCAAAAGATGCTGCAAAACTTTTAAAAGAAGATTAA